From the genome of Clavelina lepadiformis chromosome 2, kaClaLepa1.1, whole genome shotgun sequence:
tttttagcacgttttttgccttttcggcttgatttttttcgtcctcaccgcgcttttgacgattaataaaatgattgacTTATTAACCAGTCTAGGCTATAACGATGTTAGCACCATACATTTCGCTCACGACAGCCAATGGcgaaaattaaacaatataATAATGTAAGCAGTAACAACGCttataaatagaaataattgaaaactttAACAGCGCCAGGTTCAGTTTGCCTAGGTCCTAGGCAAACCTTCCACACAGCTTGGCCTTACAGTAACAGTGTACGATCATCGTCCGCGGTGCAATACTGATCATTGCAGTCAGAAAGATGGTTGCTTATAGCTATCCTAGCATTCCTAGGTAACGGTAGATATCTAACATGCCATAGTCAAGCTATTAACATAACAAGCTTAATCGAGGAAGTACCTGTAATCTTTGCTATGCCTAGCGTTAACTTTACCGTGAGAAACTTAGGCCTATTTCAATGCAATGAAACATCCGTTTTTGTTATTGGAAGGACAGCAGATGAGACAACACTCGTCTCATTTCTTTGATGAGATAGAGACGCTTTATCAAGAActaaaagttaaactttaacTAAAGCCAATCATGCGTGGAATTGTGTAGGGCCTACCATGTGGTATAGACACGGTGATGGTATACCATAGACGGGTACCGGTTTGTCAAGGTCGATCCGGTATCATATCAATATCTTCATCCTAGAACTGAGGAAGTCCTTGCCCGACTTCCATTTGGCGATGAATTCTCATCGCTCAAGATCTGGTTAGCAAGCTAGTCGTTGTGCACATTCCGATTGAAGCACGCATTTTAATCagcttttttgatttttcctaAGGCCTATATGTACCAATTGCCCGATTTTAGAACTACTGAAATGACCACTGAACAGCAGCAAGCGTCAATCATAGATACAACATTAACGGGTTTATGTCGAATCTTAATTCAAACGTTAGCGTCGAGGCGGGGTCCTAACATAGCTGTTCGGTTGGATTACTCATTCGACACAAGATTAGCCTTAcaacaattactttaaaagaGGGAATTATTACCATCAGCTCATACGAATGGCTAATCCGTGCGTTCCTTTTTACCTTTCCTATGAGCTAATTCTTGACGAATCGGGTGACAGCACACATTGATTGCTGATAGTAGGCTATCTTTATTTTGTAGTATTGTTTCTTTTTCCCCCTGACCGTAGGACATGCGCAGGTACGACGGTAGGCCCAACTTAAAAGTAGCCTATGACAGTTTTTGACAACAAATCGtgtgtgcactgaagccttatttctttgtttgtttattataacttgtaccagtttttcttttttatttattgtaaatcggCGTTCTCTTTGATGAATCTCGTTCTTAAAATGATTTGGAATAAAATTGTTGAAGGTTTAGCATCAATTAtggaacattttatttttgctacaAAAACCGGCAATATAAGTGCTCAGTCGGTGGCTGATAAACGCAGCGCAATTACATGGAGGTGATTCATTGGGCAAAAGTTTACAAGTTTTTGGGTAGGTTTGTGCTTTTGGTTTTGTCGCACTGTGTTGTGTTGTACCAAGCTTGTTTGCGGTCTTCCAATGAAACAACTAATTGTCAATTATGCAATctaattttaaagcatttttctgTTTGGTACAATATTGTGCTCTTGTTTTGCCTACTGTTCATCCTATTTACCAGCATGAATGGTATTTAAGCAGTTTTTCCACCGATACatgtgaaatatttgaacCTTATTTTCTATTTGCCTCGTTTATAAACTATTTATCTTAGGTTTCTGTGGATGGTGTTTATTGAAAGTGATtgcgaaaaagaaaaagaatacAATCAACAGCACATAGGATTACTTTTTTGCAATCACGTCTCTCAATGTATTTACCCTAAAAAACCTGGAAATGCAAGCACTGCAACCATTGCATTAATTAATGTTCATAACAAATTTGATCGCTCTTACAATTTACATGACatgattaattaattgaatTTCACACTTTTATTAGCTTAGGGGAATATTATCACTGTCACACTACACAACTTGTTCAAAAAAGAACCCTAACAGTctgttttcaaaaacacaCGGCTTCACCTATCCACACGTTGAGGTGAAGTAGTCACTTAATaactaaacaatacaaaacaacaGCCTGCCAACTATTGAGGACAAACCAATAGCTGGGCATTATCTGAAAACGAATTGTTCTGTTCATTACGACCCCTGCCTCTCTAAACCACTAACCACCAACTTCCTGACGTCACCAACATCAAGGTGGTATACCGATCGGCAACTACGTGACATCACTGATAGCAGGGTGCTGATGAAAAACAGCAATCTGccattggtgacgtcacacaGACATTTTAGCATGTGCTCAGTTAGAACTCTAATTGCCTCGCCGACTATAAACCCATACAGGTAACTATGTCACTATGACCATAGATAAAATGCTGGTAACTACAGACTGCTCATAGGTCTTTGTTGATGACGTAAACGATGACAAATTTATTACGTCAAATTTGTCACCTATAGTTGCAAGTTGCGACTAAATATTTTGTAGCTTATTTATGTATGATACATTCCAAATAATCTTGTTTGCTTGGTTGACTGTTGGCTTTTGTGTTAAGCCAGGCTGGTATTCATGTAGGGGTAGGCTATACAATAACCCATCGGTAGAGACTATATGCttgattgttttcaaactATTTGAATTTGTACTTGTTTGCcaatttttgtaattaatttcagtttttatgttattgcCCATTAATCTTTCGTGAATAGGTTTGTCAATTTTCAAGCTTAAATTTCTGTCCGTTATGATTGCCTGGACTGCGTTTTCGTTAGGCAGTTTTCGCAGAGACCTCGGGGGTGCAGGAGCAAAATTCCAGTGTACAAGGAAGCAAGTGATGTGCAATGCGACTCATGTCCCAAGCCTGTTTGGCATTTGTGGTAGGCAAGATAGGTCCCTACCAATCTTTTACAATAGGAAAcggaaaaaaattaatgtctCCTTTTTAGAGAGATGTGTGCGATACCATTTCTACTCAAATATCTTGGGTGTGTcatgccatactctgcagtttTTCTGAATACtgtgtgacggttacgtcacgagtcatgggttgttttgtaaatgctgaatttttattttgggattttgcaattcagttgttgaccaaaGTACTGGGGCAGTCTACAACCCATCAGTTAGTTTCCAGTAACGAAAGTGGTGATTGACTCTCTGttaaacttaattaaaacctTTATTATGTGCAACAATTCATCCTGTATTCTCTAGGAGGTGTtaaatttcagaaaatatttgctttattaTATCACAAACAATACACAAAGCGATTGAATTGCTCTAGTATATAAATTATCAGTTAACCTCCGAGCATTAACATTTTAGTTTAATGCTTTAATGGATGTATTGCAAGGTGAAAACTGGGCAGTTTCCCAGGAATTTAGATGGAATTTAGGCTTGAAAGCGAAATACTTCTGAATTtactaaatttaaaactaagtttaaaaaaataaataaacattagcgatttgtaaatttttgtataCCAATTTGTGGTCTTCtagtaatttaactacttcaCAGTCCGACAAATTGTTACGATTGATGCTTTCtgttttgccaaaaattttgaaaaagagtTGCCTTGTGCCTACCTTTATAATTATCCTATTAACCAGTTagctaaaatacaaatatcCATTATCTGGataataaatattattgaTACCCGAACTAACCCTACTTCCTAAGTACTAcggaaaaaatgttttgaaacattaccaagtaccgttaccgacaacactttcaaagtaccgactgcccacttCCGTTCAGTGGTATACCTAATGTCGCCAGTGATTGTAATGCACTGCAGAAACCGTGCTatacatcaaaattaaaagtagCATTTAGTGTTGTATGATTTGATTTCAGGATTTTATCCAGGAGTTTCTAAGAAAAGGGTTGTTATAATTATACATGTTTCATGAGCTGTACATCTGAATAACTTGATGGCAAATTTATTGGAACACTTGGTAACTTTATCATTCTTACTGGTGTTACAAATCTCTGTTATCTCTGCAGAATATGGTTTTGTGCAGATAAATCCTTCAACCAAAACATTGTCCAATGCGGTAGACATATGTACTGCATACAACTCAGGTTTCAAAGCATTTCCAACGCATGCATCACCCCTTGCGGAATGGTTTGAAGTAGCTGATACTTACCCGGATTTGGGATGTCATCCTCATGTAAACAACAGCTTTAACAAAAAGATTGTCATTGTTAAACGTGGTAATTGTACCTTTGCGGAGAAGGCGTTTCATGTGTTAAAGGCAAATGGCAATGGTGTACTAATAGTAAGTGATGACGGTTTGGCAGTACCAGATGCCACAAGAGAAGATTTTGAAACTATCAACATAAGTGTTGCTGTTATTACGGATGAATCAtataaagtttttcaaacattgaAGACAACTGTTGGCCTCGTTAACATACGCCTTTGGGAATACGCAATTAATGTTCCGCGCCATATTGATCTAAATTTGGTAATAATATGGTTTTTAGCAGTTATTACATGTGCTGCTGGAGCTTGGGCTCAAGGAAATTGTAGGGTTAAAGAAACACAACAATCCTTAAGTAATGATAATGAAATTGTAGAAAATCTTGATTTGAATGTCAATGTAGCACagtctattttattttttgttatgagTTCAGTTTCTATTTTACTGATGTATTTCTTTTACGATTATCTTGTTTATGtaattattgttgttttttgttatgtaTCAGCACTTGCTATGTTCAGTTTACTGCACTCATATCTCAAATATTCCCCATGTTACATTAGGTACAAAATTCCtcaaaataatattatttttctGAAGAATCGGCCATCGGTTCTGGGAATACTTCTTTTTTTGTTATGCATGTCATTTTCAGTTACGTGGGCAATCTGCAGAAAAAAGTGGTTTGCATGGTTACTGCAAGATATTCTTGGAGTGGGATTTTGCATTTACATGATCAAAGCTATAAGACTGCCTAATTTTAAAATCTGTACTTTGTTActgtctttattttttgtgtatgatgttttttatgtttttattactCCATTGTTAACTAAAAACAATGAAAGCGTTATGGTTCATGTGGCAACTGGAGGATCTGGAAAAACAAAAGAAGAGTTACCCATGCTCTTTAAATTGCCAAAGCTTGAGTTACTGGCTTTAGCAAAATGTACCGAGTTGCCATATTCATTGCTAGGATATGGTGATGTTTTACTGCCCGGCTTACATGTGGGATTTTGTGCTACGTGGGATTTCAAAACTAGTGCAAAAAGCATGGTAAAACTACACTCATACTATATTGCTGCCGTGTTGGGATACGGAATCGGTTTAATTCTTACATTCATTGCGATGTACGTCATGATGGTAGGACAACCAGCTTTACTATACCTTGTTCCATGCTGTTTGCTCAGCactttttttgttgcattaaaAAGAAATGAATTGAAAGATATTTGGAATGCCGAAACTGTCATATCGACTCCCATTTACAAAGAACTTGTTCCTGAATCTGATGAAAATATTGAATCTTTAGAACCCTTAAACAGCGTAAAGGATAACcttttaactacaaaataataaatgatATAGTAAAGAGAAAAAATAGAATATTTGATATTTATCCGTTATGTGTGAAATGCTTGgaaacaagttttttaatcatttttggtGATATTCTCGCATTATTTTCTATAAAAAACGTACTAATAATGTGAATGTATGTATTCAGTGTTGTaccaataaagaaaaattaacaatCCCCGGGTTGCACGTAGCACAATACTCTTTTTAGTTCCCACGATCAattgcgaaaaataaacaggtTCAGGTGTAGCTGTATGTTCATTTTATTTCCAAATGAATTCTCACAAATCtgtgttttagttttattttttagcaaAATCTACTTCCTTTATCTTCATGTTATTATCtgtcatttaattttatcaaacgtTCGTTCTCCCGGCTTGATTTTAA
Proteins encoded in this window:
- the LOC143445751 gene encoding signal peptide peptidase-like 2B; the encoded protein is MANLLEHLVTLSFLLVLQISVISAEYGFVQINPSTKTLSNAVDICTAYNSGFKAFPTHASPLAEWFEVADTYPDLGCHPHVNNSFNKKIVIVKRGNCTFAEKAFHVLKANGNGVLIVSDDGLAVPDATREDFETINISVAVITDESYKVFQTLKTTVGLVNIRLWEYAINVPRHIDLNLVIIWFLAVITCAAGAWAQGNCRVKETQQSLSNDNEIVENLDLNVNVAQSILFFVMSSVSILLMYFFYDYLVYVIIVVFCYVSALAMFSLLHSYLKYSPCYIRYKIPQNNIIFLKNRPSVLGILLFLLCMSFSVTWAICRKKWFAWLLQDILGVGFCIYMIKAIRLPNFKICTLLLSLFFVYDVFYVFITPLLTKNNESVMVHVATGGSGKTKEELPMLFKLPKLELLALAKCTELPYSLLGYGDVLLPGLHVGFCATWDFKTSAKSMVKLHSYYIAAVLGYGIGLILTFIAMYVMMVGQPALLYLVPCCLLSTFFVALKRNELKDIWNAETVISTPIYKELVPESDENIESLEPLNSVKDNLLTTK